The proteins below come from a single Deltaproteobacteria bacterium genomic window:
- a CDS encoding sterol desaturase family protein has protein sequence MTEGQFQIIRAVAFALAVAFAFALQRRLPHAPMRGSYRVNLVLWGINLAVLGGVCGACACTISRWAAVHHLGILHVWDVPPWFALPMTIVGLDSVSYLWHRANHRVAVLWRFHRVHHSDLSFTVSTGVRFHPGELLLSLPLRLTAIVLLGAPIVAVVMFEVLFTVANLIEHGNINFHPGLERWLARLLVTPALHRRHHMRRRPELDSNFGTIFTVWDRLLGTYGESSSALQIEVGLPGQQQALPLRTALAMPFVGVRD, from the coding sequence ATGACGGAGGGGCAATTCCAAATCATTCGCGCGGTGGCGTTCGCTCTCGCGGTGGCGTTTGCGTTCGCGCTGCAGCGGCGGCTGCCGCATGCGCCAATGCGCGGGAGCTACCGCGTCAACCTTGTTTTGTGGGGCATTAACCTCGCGGTGTTGGGAGGGGTGTGCGGTGCGTGCGCCTGCACGATCAGCCGGTGGGCGGCTGTGCATCACCTAGGAATCCTGCACGTATGGGATGTGCCTCCTTGGTTCGCGCTACCCATGACGATTGTCGGGCTCGACTCGGTTTCGTACCTTTGGCACCGGGCCAACCATCGCGTCGCGGTTCTCTGGCGATTCCACCGTGTCCACCACTCCGATCTCAGCTTCACGGTGTCGACCGGGGTACGATTTCACCCAGGCGAGTTGCTGCTGTCTCTTCCGCTGCGGCTGACCGCAATCGTACTGCTGGGAGCGCCGATCGTGGCGGTGGTGATGTTCGAGGTCCTCTTCACAGTTGCCAATCTCATCGAGCACGGAAACATCAATTTCCACCCAGGGCTGGAGCGATGGTTGGCGCGCTTGCTTGTGACGCCGGCGCTCCATCGACGTCATCACATGCGGCGCCGGCCGGAACTGGACAGTAACTTCGGTACGATTTTCACGGTGTGGGACCGGCTTCTCGGCACCTACGGCGAGAGTTCGTCCGCGCTTCAAATCGAGGTCGGCTTGCCCGGACAGCAGCAAGCGCTGCCGCTGCGAACCGCCCTCGCGATGCCATTCGTCGGCGTTCGCGATTGA
- a CDS encoding glutathione S-transferase family protein, translating to MLTIFDDVFSPYARKVRIALYEKDIPFERVRALHGDCNRTDFVDVNPRAEVPALLDGDFALYDSTVICEYIEDRYPAPPLYPHDAQTRAKCRLIEDLADTQLDAATYAVAIIELGRSEVHEAMHVAAGRDMQRLYDELERHLGTAPFFCEAYSLADIAVVPHVMAATFLGFGLDPARHPGLARWLDRVQERPALLRDNADVLATLQRLQEEKRPAFDPYRVQWRSDRLEWVIKNGFAAWFIEEMKAGRVFFPLSVSPESAAPR from the coding sequence ATGCTCACTATCTTCGACGATGTCTTCAGCCCGTACGCACGCAAGGTACGCATTGCGCTGTACGAAAAGGATATCCCGTTCGAGCGGGTGCGCGCACTCCACGGCGACTGCAACCGGACCGACTTCGTGGACGTGAACCCGCGCGCCGAAGTGCCTGCGTTGCTCGATGGTGACTTCGCACTCTACGACTCGACGGTGATCTGCGAGTACATCGAGGATCGCTACCCTGCCCCACCGCTGTACCCGCACGACGCACAAACGCGTGCGAAGTGTCGACTCATCGAGGACCTCGCTGACACTCAACTCGACGCCGCCACCTATGCGGTCGCGATCATCGAGCTCGGCCGCAGCGAGGTTCACGAAGCGATGCACGTTGCCGCCGGCCGCGACATGCAGCGGCTCTACGATGAACTCGAACGGCACCTCGGGACGGCGCCGTTTTTCTGTGAGGCCTATTCGCTCGCCGATATCGCCGTCGTGCCCCATGTCATGGCGGCAACGTTCCTCGGCTTCGGCCTCGATCCCGCTCGGCACCCTGGCCTCGCGCGCTGGCTTGACCGCGTGCAAGAGCGTCCGGCACTGCTGCGGGATAATGCGGACGTGCTGGCGACGCTCCAGCGCTTGCAAGAGGAGAAGCGCCCGGCGTTTGATCCCTACCGAGTCCAGTGGCGAAGCGATCGCCTCGAATGGGTCATCAAGAACGGCTTTGCCGCCTGGTTCATCGAGGAGATGAAAGCCGGCCGCGTATTCTTCCCGCTGTCGGTCAGCCCTGAGTCCGCCGCGCCGCGATAG
- a CDS encoding DUF2147 domain-containing protein, translating to MIPGSSTTDATRRYDIDWLRVFATYLLFVFHVAMVFNPAPFYHIRNADLSFGMLVLSGFISLWHMPLFFLLAGWSACSSLQARGRRDFLKERIFKLWIPLVMGCALVCPPIKYLELRSGLDLNYAGLRVSPALEAGFKLVIPGSLPVAAPFDETFRTFLPSFFTHLSRFSWSHLWFIAYLFTFTVLYQPLLGWLMRLRPLSPNTRVSSAWVYLPTLPLALIQLTLRERWPGIQNLFDDWANIAYYSTYLFAGFLLARFPEFEAAAYQERTRALTLGIATVLVLLVAVLGVFSSPTILLAGSAIAGWCFIVALLGFANRYLARTSTILPYLTESAFPVYILHQPAIVLIGYGLIQLSLGIAAKFTLLLIAAVVATLGVYHLVVRRFAMTRFLLGMKPKARYAHLRALAPTTAVLIVGVIFGLLFSHPARAETPMGLWYAEGGAAQVEVTACGEGLCGRVVWLRSPFDEDGCEQRDNRNPDPALRDRPLVGIQILAGLEAIDARAWSGGTIYDPASGNTYRCSLQLDGENRLRLRGYIGVPLLGRTTTWIRAGMENQMCKR from the coding sequence ATGATTCCGGGCTCATCGACGACCGATGCGACGCGTCGCTACGACATCGACTGGCTGCGCGTCTTCGCCACGTACCTACTCTTCGTCTTCCATGTCGCGATGGTCTTCAACCCCGCGCCCTTCTACCACATCCGCAACGCCGACCTTTCGTTCGGCATGCTGGTGCTGAGCGGCTTCATCAGCCTGTGGCACATGCCGCTCTTCTTCCTCTTGGCAGGCTGGTCCGCGTGTTCCTCCCTGCAGGCGCGGGGCCGCCGAGACTTTCTCAAAGAACGGATCTTCAAATTGTGGATTCCCTTGGTCATGGGCTGCGCGCTCGTCTGCCCACCGATCAAGTACCTAGAACTCCGCAGCGGCCTCGATTTGAACTACGCCGGATTGCGCGTCAGTCCCGCTCTCGAAGCCGGATTCAAGCTCGTCATTCCAGGCAGCCTCCCTGTCGCGGCCCCATTCGACGAGACCTTTCGCACCTTCCTGCCCAGCTTCTTCACACACCTCAGTCGATTCAGTTGGTCGCATCTCTGGTTCATCGCCTACTTATTCACGTTCACCGTGCTCTACCAGCCGCTGCTCGGCTGGCTCATGCGACTGCGACCACTGTCGCCGAACACACGTGTGTCCTCGGCATGGGTTTACCTACCCACGCTCCCGTTGGCATTGATCCAGTTGACCCTTCGCGAGCGCTGGCCCGGAATCCAAAACCTCTTCGACGACTGGGCGAATATCGCCTACTACAGCACCTACCTGTTCGCGGGATTTTTGCTGGCACGCTTCCCAGAATTTGAAGCGGCCGCATACCAGGAACGTACGCGTGCACTGACTCTCGGTATCGCCACCGTGCTGGTGTTGCTGGTTGCGGTCCTCGGCGTCTTCAGCTCGCCCACCATTCTCCTGGCAGGCTCCGCGATTGCCGGGTGGTGCTTCATCGTGGCGTTGCTCGGTTTCGCGAATCGCTATCTCGCGCGCACCAGCACGATACTCCCCTACCTCACCGAGTCCGCCTTCCCAGTGTACATCCTCCATCAACCCGCGATTGTCCTCATCGGATACGGGCTCATCCAGCTTTCGCTTGGCATCGCCGCCAAGTTCACGCTGCTTCTGATCGCCGCGGTCGTCGCCACACTCGGCGTCTATCACCTCGTGGTGCGCCGCTTCGCCATGACTCGGTTTCTGCTCGGCATGAAGCCGAAGGCGAGGTACGCGCACCTTCGCGCACTCGCCCCGACGACTGCTGTTCTCATCGTCGGCGTCATCTTCGGCTTGCTATTCAGCCATCCGGCGCGAGCCGAAACCCCAATGGGCCTCTGGTATGCGGAAGGAGGCGCGGCGCAGGTCGAGGTCACCGCCTGCGGCGAGGGCCTTTGCGGTCGCGTGGTGTGGCTGCGCTCACCGTTCGACGAAGACGGCTGCGAGCAGCGCGACAATCGTAATCCGGACCCGGCGCTGCGCGACCGGCCGCTCGTCGGCATCCAGATTCTCGCGGGACTCGAAGCGATTGATGCTCGGGCCTGGAGTGGCGGCACGATCTACGACCCGGCGAGCGGCAATACCTACCGCTGCAGCTTGCAACTCGATGGAGAGAACCGTCTCCGCCTCCGCGGCTACATCGGCGTGCCCCTGCTCGGCCGCACCACTACGTGGATTCGAGCCGGAATGGAAAACCAGATGTGCAAGCGCTGA
- a CDS encoding class I SAM-dependent methyltransferase, with protein sequence MRRPEFIARQSRCPTGLLGRFIARIMAAETAEANVELLSLLNPQPTDHLLEIGFGHGRTIERAAAQVPHGIVAGVDLSEEMVRMATHHLRHLIREQRVDLQLGDSAHLQYPDGRFDRAYSLHTLYFWPDPQQHLREIYRVLKPGGRFVIGFGPRDDEKASASFPATVYRFYTSDEVRDLLDQVGFRDIDMIPRSISSRTIVFAIAHRR encoded by the coding sequence ATGCGACGCCCTGAATTCATCGCGCGTCAAAGTCGGTGCCCGACGGGGCTCTTGGGTCGATTCATCGCCCGCATCATGGCGGCCGAGACGGCGGAAGCCAACGTAGAGCTGCTGTCGCTGCTGAATCCGCAGCCGACCGATCACCTCCTCGAAATCGGTTTCGGGCACGGCCGCACAATCGAGCGCGCGGCGGCGCAGGTGCCGCACGGGATCGTTGCCGGCGTGGATCTCTCCGAAGAGATGGTCCGCATGGCCACTCACCACCTTCGTCACTTGATTCGCGAGCAGCGCGTCGACCTGCAGCTCGGCGACAGCGCCCACCTGCAGTACCCCGACGGTCGCTTCGACCGAGCCTACTCGTTGCACACGCTGTACTTCTGGCCCGATCCACAGCAGCACCTGCGCGAGATCTACCGGGTTCTCAAACCGGGGGGACGCTTCGTGATCGGCTTCGGGCCACGCGATGACGAGAAGGCGAGCGCGAGCTTCCCCGCGACGGTCTATCGGTTCTACACCAGCGATGAGGTACGTGATCTGCTCGATCAAGTCGGTTTCCGAGACATCGACATGATCCCGCGTTCGATCTCATCGCGTACCATCGTCTTTGCTATCGCCCACCGGCGCTAG